The Chitinophagales bacterium genomic sequence GCATTTTCCAGCTCTTGCAGTGTATTTTCCAGTTGTCTTCTCTGTTCGTTTATACGGTCATTCATTTCTGTCAGCTTAGCAACATGCACCTTGGAACGACGCAGGTTATTGATCACAAGAAATATGATAACAACTGCGAACAAAGCGATTATTATCAAGGCAACGAGATACATTTTCCGCTGGCTCGCAGTTTCTTCCAATACAGATATCTTATATTCGTTACCAATATTCTTTACGTTATTGTCTAAGCTGGCCAGTGAAAAACTGATATCGTATTTTCTTGCCGTATCTTCTTTTGCCCTATATGACTGCAAGTAGGAATAGGCCTTTTTAGTATCCCCCATTTTATCCCAATACTGCCAGTATACTTTGTCAAGCCTAAGCGAGACGTTTCTATCAGGTTGCCCGTTATTGATTTCCCCTATTTCATCGATAAGCCCCTTTGCTTCTGATAGCCTGCCGCTACCTATGTATAATTCAGCAAGCTTGAGACGGGTAAACTGAGCATCAGTTGGCTCCTCTAAAATGTAGTCTTCCTGGGACAGGCTTTCTTTAAACATTTGTTCTGCACTATCGGGCATACCTGCTTTGGCATAAGCACCTCCCAGATTACCCTTTGCTATAGCTATCGCCAGCTCCATATGGCTTTTGCGTTGATCAGGAAAGTTTTCCCTGTTGCTTTCCAGCAGTTCTATATCCCTCTTATAATATAGTATCGCACTGTCATATTGAGATAAACGTTCAAAGCATAATCCTATATCATTCAGCAACTCCTGTGTTCTGTAAAAGTACCCGAAGTTCCTTTCACATGTAAGACAGTTATCATATGCACTAACAAAATACCTGGAAGCATCTTTATACTGACGGGTGCTAAACATGATGAGACCGATCTTAAGGTCGTAATACCCGATCGCACAGGTATCATGATACTTTTCAGCCATTGATAAAGCTTTGTAATAATACTTGTATGCCACATCAAGATTCTTACGTCTTAATTCTTTGTCAGCTTTAAAGTAGTATGCCCAAAGATAATTGTCACGCGAAAAATTTGACGGGGGATTGTTATCTAAGAGCTGTATTGCACTGTCTGTATAAACAATTGCAAGGCTATCTTTCCCAATCCTGTCATACGAATCCGCATATAAGTACCAGACATAAAACCGGTCACTGATACTCCTGTTAGCAAATAAGGCATAGATACTATCCAGATATGACTTGTAACCCGGTATATCATGCGCGGTACGATATTCGCCAAGATCTATTGTAGCGGGCTCTACATATTCCGGTGTGTCTTCCTTCTTCTGATAATTGTCGTCGCGTGTACATGAAGCAAAAACGACAACCACGGACAGCAAGCATAATATCATGCTGCGCTTCATTTGGGTTCCGATAGGTCTAAAACTATTATCTGCGCAAAACAAATACCTCATACGGCTACAAAATACAGCTTCTGGCTGATTATATATAGTATTACACATACCCAAAATGGCATCAAAAAAACTTCTATTAGGTAATTAATGTCAATTCATTAAATTTGCACCCCCAAACGGCCTCGTAGTTCAATGGATAGAATAGAAGTTTCCTAAACTTTAGATACAGGTTCGATTCCTGTCGAGGCTACAACAACAAATCAAGCGACTCATTTACGAGTCGCTTGTTTTTTTCAAATACTAACCATATTTTTAGAGGATAAATACGAGTTCATGAAAAATATTTTGACCATATCCGGCGCACTGGCCTTGATGATGTTTGCTTTAACTTCCTGCCACAAGACATACGATTGTGTTTGTGATTTAAAAACCTATGCAATCGACACCCAGGATACATTGAAGACCGAGACAACTCACCACACCATCAAGGGTACAAAATATGATGCTGAAGATGCGTGTAAATATTATGAGACCGAGGAAGATTACCTGCAACGCCCGGCAATAGTATACCACTACTGCGGTATTGTTGAAGATTACGGTAAGTAATAAAACTATATAATATTAACATATTCAGCCCCGTACTGTAAGGTACGGGGTTATTTTTTGTCTTACCTGAAAACAACACCACATAATGAAATACTTGTTCTTACTGGCGATCACATGTCTCAGTTTTCCTGTTTTCGCCCAGTTTGCAGAAGACGCCCACAGTATATCTCCCCTGCTTATAAGCGAAGAGATACCTGCCGCAACACTACTGAATACAGACAACCAACCTGTACAGATACGCGATATAGTAAAGCAAAAGCCCTCTGTATTGATATTCTATCGTGGTGGCTGGTGCCCCTATTGCAATGCACACCTGGCCCAAATAGCCGGTATAGAGGATGAAATCATAAAAGCCGGGTACCAGGTAATAGCCGTAAGCCCGGACGCCCCGGAACAACTGCAAGTGACAGTAGACAAAAAAGAACTTAAATATACCTTACTCTCAGACGGGGACGGGACTTTCTGTAAGGCTATGGGTATAGCCTATAAATCACCAGACCATAAATGGAAGACCAACCAACTGCAAAAGCATTCAGGAGGAAAGAACCCGGGATTTCTACCGGTACCGTCTGTTTTTGTGGTAGATAAGAACGGAGACATACTATTTGAATACATCAACCCCGACTACAAACACCGGATAGACGGTAAACTGCTACTGGCTGTGCTGAATGCTTTGAAATGATCTGAAGTTTATGGCATCATATTTGAGTTTGTTTTTATAAACCTACCTTATGAGAATAACAACCCTGGTAATAACCATTGCTTCCTGCTGTTTGTTAACACAGTGTAATAAAATCAAAAAGTCAGAAATAGCATTATCTAAAGATCTGGTAGGTACTCATCAGCTGCACGGTATATATATATCATCATATCACTATAAAAATAACCAGTATGCAGATACCGTTAATATTGATTCCTTTATTCTGATTATTTCATCGGTTACAGAAGATAGCATCAGTTGCCAGAGAAGTAATGGATACAAGAATGAACTTAATAGCTACACCTTACCCAGAATATGGAGCAATGCAGACCCTGCAACTCATCAGTATAGGATTGAAGGGCAAAGTGGCATAATCGATTTGCAATACTCAAAAAGCTCGGATGACATCACCTATTTCACTGAGACATGGAACTCCGGCAGTACCGGTGAATCTGTAAAATATAACGAAATATTGCATGAGAAATAGCATTGATATAGCTTATAACAAATGCTTTTTTATGCACTAAAACACAAAGCTCCGCCATAGCGGAGCTTTGTTATATATTACTAACCCTATAATACATTACAGGTGAGACTGTATCTTCTTCTCGAATACACCTTTGGGTGCTGCGCCCACTTGCTTATCTACTACCTGGCCACCTTTGATGAACAGTACCGCAGGTATACTGGTGATACCATACTCGATAGACAAATTAGGATTCTCATCCACGTTCACTTTACCAACGTTTATTTTACCGTCATATTCAGTAGCCAAAGCCTCGATAGTAGGTCCTAAAGCCAGACAAGGACCGCACCATGGGGCCCAAAAATCGATAACTGATAACTTGTCTGTGCTCAGCACTTCTGCCTCGAAATTAGCATCTGTATATACTGCTGCCATTTTTATTTGTTTTATAATTAATTAAAATAATTTTCTCATTAAGTAAGACGGCAAAAATACGACCATATTACAACTACTACAATAGACGGCTCAAATACTCACATAAGCTATCCACATAGTTATTGACACTACTGCGTTTCAATATGCATGCGTATATAACTATGATCTTCTATATATTGCACCAGTTCGTCATTTATCGCAATTTTCTGCCCACCTGTCTTGAGTGCCGCTGTCATATTGGCTGTGTTATCCTGCACCTGTATCCTCAGATCGGTATTACCCGGGTTGGCTTTGAGATTCACACCCAGGAAGTTGATGAGTTCCTCATTCACCTTCTCCAGCGGCACCAGCATATGCACTTTTTTCGTGAACTTCTTTTTCACATCATCCAGCAGTATCACATCCTGTATATCAAACTCCATAACACCTGGGCGGTAAGGATGTTCACGGTAAGAGCCCTGTATCATCAGCTTTTGACCATTATCCAGGAAGTTGGCATACTTCACATAGTTGTTCTGCCAGAACATAATATCAATATGACCCGTGTAATCGTTGAGCACCAGCTTGCCGAATTTTGAGCCCTTCTTCGTTGTCCTGTGTTCCGCATCGGTCACGAAACCGGCTATACGTATCGTCCTGCCTACACACTTCTCTACATCAATGATATTGGTGAAGCCGTACTTCTCCATTTCGAACTTATAACCGTCCAGCGGGTGGGCGCTCAGGTAGATACCTACCACGTCCTTTTCCTTCTCCAGCAGTTCTGACAATGTCCATGGCTCACATTCGGGCATTACAGGTGGCTTGATGTCCGGCATATCCGTTTCGCCAAACAGGCTGTTGGCCGTCATAGAGCCCGCCGCCTGCACCTGGTTGCCGAAGCGCGTGAGGCGTTCCAGGCCTGTAATCGGGTCTACTGAAGGCGCGTAGAAATACTGCGCCCGGTGCAGCTCGGGGAAGCTATCCATAGCACCCGCCAGCACCAGGTTCTCCAGCGATTTCCTGTTCACCGTACGCTGGTTGACACGGGAAACCAGGTCGAAAGGAGACGAGAACAAACCATTCTCCTCGCGCTCGCGTATCAGGTCTTCCACGGCGGCCTCTCCTACTCCTTTTATGGCGTTCATCCCGAAACGGATGACACTCTCTTTACTTACCGAAAAACCCTTCAGGCTCTCGTTGACATCGGGCCCCAATACCGACAAGCCCATACGCTGGCACTCCTCCATGTAGAACTTTATCTTATCGATATTGCCCTGGTTATTGAGCACCGCAGCCATGAACTCTGACGGATAATGCGCCTTGAGGTATGCCGTCTGGTAGGCCACGAAGGCATAACAGGTTGAGTGCGACTTGTTGAAGGCGTATTGTGCAAATGCCTCCCAGTCGGTCCATATCTTATTCAGTTTGTCTTCGGGGTGTCCTTTTTCTTTGGCCCCTTCCACAAACTGGCTTTTCATTTTGTCCAGTACCGCCTTCTGCTTTTTACCCATCGCCTTACGTAGTACGTCGGCGTCGCCTTTACTAAAGCCGGCCAGCTTCTGCGACAGCAACATCACCTGCTCCTGGTATACCGTGATACCATAAGTATCGCCCAGGTACTCTTCCATCTCCGGCAAGTCGTAGCTTATCTCCTCCTCGCCATGCTTACGGCGTATGAAGTTGGGTATATATTCAAGCGGGCCCGGGCGGTAGAGGGCGTTCATTGCTATCAGGTCGTCAAACTTATCCGGCTTCAGTTCGCGCAAGTACTTCTGCATACCCACACTCTCAAACTGGAAGGTACCATTGGTCTCTCCCTTCTGGTATAGCTTGTAGGTCTCCTCGTCATCCAGCGGTATCTCGTCTATCTCGATATCAATATTGTAGTTACGCTTGATGAGCGCCAACGCATCTTTTATGATGGTCAGGGTTTTAAGACCCAAAAAGTCCATCTTGATAACGCCGGAGTTCTCAATGATACCACCCTCGAACTGGGTGATGAGCAGCTCCACATCTTTGGTAGCGCAAACAGGTATCAGTTCCGAAAGGTCTTTCGGGGCAATGATGATACCCGCGGCGTGTATACCCGTATTGCGCACACTACCCTCCAGCTTCTCTGCCTCCTTCAGCACTTTGCCATGTTCGGTATTGGAAGTGCGGAACTCACGCAGCTTCTCAACATTGGCTATCTCATCGGCACCCAGGCCTTCTTTATCGGTCAGGCTCTTGTCGCCTTTTATAGGTGCGTTCAGTAATCTTTTCAGTGATATACCCGGGCGTTCGGGCACCAGCTTGGCCAGCATATTACTCTGGTCGAGCGGCAGATCAAGCACGCGGGCTACGTCTTTGATACTACTTTTGGCGGCCATGGTACCGTAGGTAACAATATGTGCCACCTGGTTCTTACCATACTTATCCACCACATAGTCTATCACCTTCTGGCGGCCCGCATCGTCAAAATCCGTATCTATATCGGGCATGCTCTTACGTTCCGGGTTCAGGAAACGCTCGAACAGGAGATTGTACTTAATAGGGTCGATATTGGTGATGCCGATACAGTAGGCCACCGCACTACCCGCGGCACTACCCCTGCCCGGCCCTACGAACACCCCAAGGTCGCGGCCTGCCTTAATAAAGTCGGCCACGATAAGGAAGTAACCCGCAAACCCCATGGTGCGGATGGTGAACAGCTCGAAGTTGAGACGCTCTTCTATCTCGGGCGTTATATCCCGGTACCTTTCTTTGGCTCCCTCCCATGTGATGTGCTCCAGGTACCTGTCCTGGTCGTCGTTGAACTCTGCCGGCACCTTAAAGTGCGGCAGCAGGATATCCCTTTCCAGTTTCAGCGGCTTTATCTTGTCCACTATCATCTGGGTATTGTCGATGGCCTGCGGGATGTCCCTGAACAGATCCGTCATCTGTTGGGTGTTCTTAAAAAAGAACTGGTCGTTATAGAATGCGAAGCGGGTGTCTTTGCTCTTGCCCCCTTCGTCATCAAAATCTTTCGCTTTGGGTGTCGACTGTTTTTCGCCCGTGTTGATACACAACAGGATGTCGTGTGCGTTGGCATCGTCCTGCTCCACATAGTGGCTGTCGTTAGACGCGATAACGGGTACGTTGTACTTCTTTGCGAATTTCAGCAACACCTCGTTGGCGGCTACCTGGTCGGGTATCTCGTGGCGCTGCAGTTCTACATAGTAGTCGTCGCCAAAAAGGTCGAGCCACCACTTGAACACCTTTTCGGCTTCCTCCTCGCCCTTGCGCAAAATGGTACGCGGCACCTCGGCAGCCAGGCAACAAGTAGTTGCGATAAGCCCCTCGTGATACTTGAGGATCAATTCTTTATCTATCCTCGGGTACTTGCCGTACAGCCCTTCCATGTAGCCGAGGCTACATAGCTTAACGAGGTTGCGGTAGCCCACCTCGTCTTTGGCCAGCAGTAGCTGGTGGTAGCGCACGTCCCGCTCGTCGCGGCTGAACTGGCGCTTGTGCCTGTCTTCTACCAAGTAGAACTCACAACCCACCACCGGTTTTACCACGGGCTCCTTTATCTCTTTTCCATTCTCGTCTGTTCCTACTACTTTGGTGTTCTTCCAGGCGGTGGCCACAAAGTCGAACACGCCGAACATGTTACCATGGTCGGAAATGGCCATGGCGGGCATCTCATCCTTTATCGCCTTGTCAAACAGGCGTGGGATGGATGAGGCACCATCCAGCAAAGAGAATTGGGTATGATTATGTAGATGTGAGAATTTCATATGGCACTATCCAAACTGCGTCTAACAAAATAACGAAAAAGGAGGGGCATACCCTGTTGTAGTTTTCCACAGCATGTCAATTGATAATGGATGCCACGCCGGAGCGATGCCAAATTGTTAAGTAGCCGCGACTTCCTGAGAAATGGTGAAAATACTAACTTATTGACTACCAAGGCATTACCTGTATAATTGTTAAAGTTTGTTAAGTAAAACCATGTTTTGACAGGAAGGTACAGGGTATAAAAAAGCCCGCTTATCAGCGGGGCGGCGAACTTGAAGTGATGCTTTAGGTTGGGCATGGCGATATTTATTTTAGTGTGTACATTGTTAGCAAATATACGTTAAATATGTGATAATGTCAATTTTAATTATTGTCTGAATCAGGATTAACAGGATGATAAGATGGGCAGGATCGTTTTATGAGGGAGGGGTAGCTGAAGAATACGTGCTGCCGGTTACAAACCTGCTATATATTCGTCATTTAAGTTTTAAACTTTTACGAGGGGGAGGAAGTATCCGTAACTGATTGCGAATGAGTATCCTGTCCGACGCGTGGCTGGATTGCTTCATGCGTATTTGACGAGGCAAATACTCCTTCGCAATGACGTGTGTGGTGGTAGGTTGTGGGTTTGGTGTTCGGCTTCCCCCTCTCCCGTCATCGTAAGGAGAGAGGTACGAACGACCCCGCCTTCATCGGGGCAGGCGTGACGATCTAGTCACGCGTTTATTATTACGTGTGTGAACGAGATATTTTGCGAATGAGTCGTGTGTCCGGCGCGTGGCTAGATTGCTTCATGCGTATTTGACTAGGCAAATACTCCTTCGCAATGACGGGTGTGGTCGTGGTTGGCTGTGGGTGCGTTCGGCTTCCCCCTATCCCGTCATCGTGAAGAGAGAGGAACGAACGACGTGACGATCCAGTCCAGACTCAGTACTCTATATTATCTGCCAGGTCCGACCAATCGGGGTTCAGTCTGTTTATCAGTTGTTCTTTCTTTGAGCGTTTCCATGATTTGATGCGCTTTTCTTCTTCTATGGCAGATTCTATACTATCAAAGAACTGATAGTAGACAAGGAGCACACAATTGTATTTTGCTGTAAAGCTATCCGGGTAGACTTTGTTCTTATGCTCCCATGCTCTTCCTTCAATGTCGGATGTGACACCTACATACAACACTCTTTTGCTTACAGATGCCATAATGTATACCCAACCGCCTTTGAACATGTTATAAATATAGTACTTCGTGTGGCATATTGAAGTAATAGTGTGACGAATAAACATCTGTAGAATCATTTTGCGAATGAGTTGTGTGTCCGGCGCATGGCTGGATTGCTTCATGCGTATTTGACGAGGCAAATACTTCTTTGCAATGACGGGGAGAGTGGTGGTTGGCTGGATGGCCACGTACATAACGCCACGGGCGTTACTCCCTCGCCATGACGGTGTGTGATGTGATGGTACACTCCTTCGCAATGACTGGTGTGGTGGAACCCCCACACAATAAAATGACGTTCAAAACGTTATCCACATACACGCACTCACCAAAACATATTTCAAAATGAAACGACAAACACTGATAGCAATAACCGTTTTTGCTGCAAGCATCGCATTGACATCCTGCCAAAAGACATACCGGTGCTCCTGCCAGTTAATGGACTCTGCAACACCTTACCAGACCGATGTAAAAGGAGCCACTCGCGCTTCGGCAAAGCAGAACTGTACTGATATCAGCAAGGACCAGGACCAACCTTATTATGACGGGCCGTTGAATTGCCATTTGGTGAGCTAATTCCCTTTCGGGTAACGCTCTGCACACGCACAACAAATGACATAAATCACCAATATACCATTTACTAAATTGTATTTTTGCAGGATATAATTCCTGTTGATGGATCTTGTTCAATACATAAAATCATGGCTGGCCGACCACCCGGTGAGTGTAGACATCCTGAAATACCTGGTATGGATAGCGCTGATAGCCTTCGCGGTTTCATTTATCCGCAAACTACTGAAGAAGGCACTGCCTGATACGACCATCAGGTACAAGTCGCAAAAGGGCATAGAGATACTGGGCTATATACTCATCGTCTTGCTGACCATCACTTATTTCACAGGCCGCATCAGTGACCTTACGCTCGCCTTTGGTTTGCTGACGGCGGGCATTACGATTACCCTGCAGGAGCTGATACTGAGCATAGCAGGTTCGTTCTACATCTTCCTGGTGAAGGTGTACAAGCCGGGAGACAGGATAGAGATCAATGGTATAAAAGGCGACGTGATAGACATAGACAGCATATACACCACGATGATGGAAATAGGCGAATGGGTGAGCACGGATAACTACAGTGGCCGTATTGTTAAGCTGAGCAATGCGTTTGTATTCAGAGGGCCCATTTACAACTACTCGCAGGATTTTCCTTTTGTATGGGATGAGTTTGACCTGCCCATCAGGTATGGCTCAGATATTGAAATGGCCAAGTCGATAGTAATAGACATAGCCTCAGAAGAGTTGTCTGGTTATGTGCAGCAATCCATAGCCACCTGGCAGGAGATAGTAAAGAAGTACTATATAGAAGATGCCAACGTAGCCCCTACCCTGGCCATTACCATGACGGACAACTGGATGCAATTCAACCTGAGGTATATAGTTGATTACAAAAAGAGAAGGCATGTAAAACATGTGCTGAATGAGCAAATAGGCGTAGCCATCCAAAAGACGAACGGGGCGGTGAAGCTGGCTTCATCAACGGTAGAGATAGTGCGTATACCTACTGTTGACGTAAAGAGCGATAAATAAGGATAATTATCACCAATAAACTGTCGGGTATGATTGCGTACCTATGTTTCCTATATTTGGGCTGATATCCGGCCTGCCGATAACATTCGGAGGCTCAATAATAAACTACCTGAAAAGGTAATCTGAAAGTGTATAAACTGAACAACAAGATAGCTATTGTGATGCGTAACCTGTCACTGATCGTATTTATACTGCTGGTAGTTACTAATATAACATCGTGCAGGAAGGAGACCATAGAACCCGGCAAAATAGAGCAGGTAGACCTGAATACCATCTCCCGGCTGAACAGGATACACTTCATGAATGACTCCGTATGCATTGTTGGTGGTGGTGAAAGATTTCATGAGGCAGATATCATTACCAGCACAGACGCCGGGCAAAGTTGGTCGCTGGCATCGTACCCTGAGGCCGGCAAAGGCATGTATGGCATGGCTGTTGACGCAAATGGCAAGGCCTGGCTCTGCGGAACCGATGGTAAGCTGTTGGCAACCAATGACCACGGTGCTACCTGGTCTTTTCACCAACTCGCTTATTGGTGGTTCTTCAACTCAATGGCTTTTACTACCAATGGCAGATGTATAGCACTGGCCACCAACGCCCAGAATTATGGTACGATAGTAAGGATAGACAGCAATTACAACATTAGCGATACTACCTATATGAAATTCGGCCTGAATGATATAGCTATGCCTCTGCCGGGTACGGGTTATATAGCCGGTTTTGGTGCGGTACTGAAAACAGACAACGGCGGAGATAGTTGGGCGTATATGGATGTGAAAAATGACAATTTCATGTCGGTATACTGCCTGAATGAGCAGGAAGTATGGGTGTGCGGGTATAGGGGCACCATCTACCATACCACTAATGGCGGTACTACCTGGGACAAACTGCGCAACGGCAACCTGCTAATACAAAAGAACTACATGCTGCTGGACATATATTTTAAAGACAGCAACAAAGGCTGGGCCTGCGGCGAAGACGGCCTGCTGATATACACAACCGATGGCGGCAATAGCTGGACAGAGTATAAGAAATTCACCGGCAATGCATTGCGTGCTATAACACTGGCGCCTGACGGCAGGCTGATAATAGTAGGCGACAACGGCAGCATGTATAAGCTGGCTATTGATTAAAAACCGCGCCGGCAGCGCAACAGAAAAATAAATTTTTATTTTTTTGTTTTGAATATTAGTTCTACTTTTGCCGTCCAATTCTCATATTGCTCTTTATAAGAACGCATTTGGGAGAATAAGCGGGGAACAACCCCGAGATTCGTTAACACCAAAAAAGTCAAAAAAATGGCTAAACAAATCAGCGGCTTCGTTAAGCTGCAATGTAAAGGCGGCCAAGCCAATCCGGCACCACCGATAGGACCTGCACTAGGTGCCAAGGGTGTGAACATCATGGAGTTCTGTAAGCAATTCAACGCTCGCACACAGGACAAAATGGGGAAAGTCCTTCCCGTTGTTATCACAGTTTATGCAGACAAATCTTTCGATTTCGTAATCAAGACTCCTCCTGCTGCCGTGCAGTTGTTGGAAGCTTCCAAGAAAAAGAAAGGATCTCAAGAGCCTAACCGCAACAAGGTTGGTAAGGTAACATGGGCTCAGGTTGAAGAAATCGCCAAGGACAAAATGGCTGATCTCAACTGCTTCACTGTAGAAAGCGCCATGCGTATGGTTGCAGGTACAGCGCGCAGCATGGGTATCACGGTTTCAGGCGCAGCCCCATGGGACAATTAATCCATTGATTCACCTTATTAAAACTTAGTGCAATGGCTAAACTAACAAAGAAAAGAAAAGCTGCAGAAGCTAAAATAGATAAAGAAAAGAACTACTCCCTTGCAGAAGCTGCAGGGATGATGAAGGATATCAACTGTACAAGTTTCGACAGTTCCGTTGACCTTCACATACGCCTTGGTGTTGACCCTAAGAAGGCAGACCAGGCTATCCGTGGTACGGTGACGCTTCCACACGGTACCGGTAAAACAAAAACCGTTTTGGTGCTTTGTACTCCTGACAAAGAAGCTGAAGCTAAAGCCGCAGGTGCAGACCACGTTGGTTTGGATGACTATATCCAAAAGATCGACGGTGGATGGACCGATATAGATGTGGTTATCGCTACTCCTTCCGTAATGCCTAAGATAGGTAGGTTGGGTAAAGTATTGGGTCCTCGTAACCTGATGCCAAACCCTAAGACAGGTACTGTTACCAACGACGTGGCATCTGCCGTAAACGATGTTAAAGGTGGTAAGATCGCCTTTAAAGTAGACAAAGCAGGTATCATCCACGCCTCTGTTGGCCGCGTATCTTTCGAGCCTAACAAATTGGCTGAGAACGCTCAGGAATTGATCAACACATTGGTACGTATGAAACCTTCCACAGCTAAAGGTGTATACCTGAAAGGTGTGAGCATGGCAAGTACCATGAGCCCTGGTTTAACTATCGATACTAAAAGTGTAGCATCGTAAACGTGAAATTTGAAGGTTAATTATCCTTAAAAACATTTAGCAATGGCAATGACAACCGCTCAAAAAGGTGAAGTGATAGAAGCACTGAAAGAGAAATTCTCTCAGTATGACAACTTTTACCTTACAGATACAGAATCTTTATCAGCAGACCAGACGAGCAAACTTCGTCGTATCTGTTTCGAAAAGAACGTGGAAATGAAGGTGGCTAAGAACTCCCTCATCCAAAAGGCTTTGGAGCAACTTGATACTGATCGCTACACAGGAGCATTCGACTCTCTGAAAGGGGTTACAGCATTGATGTTCTCCGAGTCTGCAAAAGAACCTGCTGTCATCATCAGCACTTTCCGCAAAGACAACAAAACCGAAAGGCCTGTATTCAAAGCAGCCTTCATCGATGGCGATGTATTTGTAGGTGAAGAGAACATGACAGTATTGAAATCGCTTAAGAGCAAAACAGAGCTTATCGGCGAGATCATCGGATTGTTGCAATCTCCTGCCAAAAATGTTATCAGTGCGCTTAACGCAGGTAACAAACTGGCTAGCCTTGTTAAGGCGTTGGAAGATAGAGCAGCATCATAAATACGGCTTCCAAGTCCAACTATATTAAATTTATTTTTGAACTGAAAATTAAAACATCATTACGATGGCAGAACTTAAAGAATTCGCAGAACAACTCGTTAACCTTACAGTTAAAGAAGTTAACGAACTAGCACAGATATTGAAAGACGAATACGGTATCGAGCCGGCAGCTGCAGCTGTAGCTGTTGCAGGTCCAGTAGCAGGTGGTGGCGACGCCGGTGCTGCTGAAGAGAAAACTTCATTCAACGTAGTACTGAAAGCTGCCGGCGCTAACAAACTGAACGTAGTTAAAGTTGTAAAAGAACTGACTGGTTTAGGTTTGAAAGAAGCTAAAGAAATGGTAGACGGCGCTCCTCAGAACGTGAAAGAAGGTGTTAGCAAAGCAGAAGCTGACGACCTGGCTGCTAAGCTGAAAGAAGCTGGTGCTGAAGTTGAGATCGCTTAATTTCGGTTTTTACCAACAACATAAAAATGCCCCGTTACTCGTAACGGGGCATTTTTTATGCCATGAGATTGTAAAACAACCCCTGAAAACGGATATTTCACCACTATGTTTTCTTAAGAGTCATTCCCTTGGAAATATATCAGTAAATTGCCCCACTTATTTTTCATACAACAAAACAGCAAGAGCAATATCTTAAATGAAACGTTCCTTTGTGCAACCACTGCTGATCCTACCTGTACTGCTATTGCCGCTATTAAGCCCTGCACAGCAATTCATTGGTCTAAACACAACAGAATATG encodes the following:
- a CDS encoding GIY-YIG nuclease family protein; its protein translation is MFKGGWVYIMASVSKRVLYVGVTSDIEGRAWEHKNKVYPDSFTAKYNCVLLVYYQFFDSIESAIEEEKRIKSWKRSKKEQLINRLNPDWSDLADNIEY
- the trxA gene encoding thioredoxin encodes the protein MAAVYTDANFEAEVLSTDKLSVIDFWAPWCGPCLALGPTIEALATEYDGKINVGKVNVDENPNLSIEYGITSIPAVLFIKGGQVVDKQVGAAPKGVFEKKIQSHL
- a CDS encoding AhpC/TSA family protein translates to MKYLFLLAITCLSFPVFAQFAEDAHSISPLLISEEIPAATLLNTDNQPVQIRDIVKQKPSVLIFYRGGWCPYCNAHLAQIAGIEDEIIKAGYQVIAVSPDAPEQLQVTVDKKELKYTLLSDGDGTFCKAMGIAYKSPDHKWKTNQLQKHSGGKNPGFLPVPSVFVVDKNGDILFEYINPDYKHRIDGKLLLAVLNALK
- a CDS encoding mechanosensitive ion channel family protein; this translates as MDLVQYIKSWLADHPVSVDILKYLVWIALIAFAVSFIRKLLKKALPDTTIRYKSQKGIEILGYILIVLLTITYFTGRISDLTLAFGLLTAGITITLQELILSIAGSFYIFLVKVYKPGDRIEINGIKGDVIDIDSIYTTMMEIGEWVSTDNYSGRIVKLSNAFVFRGPIYNYSQDFPFVWDEFDLPIRYGSDIEMAKSIVIDIASEELSGYVQQSIATWQEIVKKYYIEDANVAPTLAITMTDNWMQFNLRYIVDYKKRRHVKHVLNEQIGVAIQKTNGAVKLASSTVEIVRIPTVDVKSDK
- the dnaE gene encoding DNA polymerase III subunit alpha, with amino-acid sequence MKFSHLHNHTQFSLLDGASSIPRLFDKAIKDEMPAMAISDHGNMFGVFDFVATAWKNTKVVGTDENGKEIKEPVVKPVVGCEFYLVEDRHKRQFSRDERDVRYHQLLLAKDEVGYRNLVKLCSLGYMEGLYGKYPRIDKELILKYHEGLIATTCCLAAEVPRTILRKGEEEAEKVFKWWLDLFGDDYYVELQRHEIPDQVAANEVLLKFAKKYNVPVIASNDSHYVEQDDANAHDILLCINTGEKQSTPKAKDFDDEGGKSKDTRFAFYNDQFFFKNTQQMTDLFRDIPQAIDNTQMIVDKIKPLKLERDILLPHFKVPAEFNDDQDRYLEHITWEGAKERYRDITPEIEERLNFELFTIRTMGFAGYFLIVADFIKAGRDLGVFVGPGRGSAAGSAVAYCIGITNIDPIKYNLLFERFLNPERKSMPDIDTDFDDAGRQKVIDYVVDKYGKNQVAHIVTYGTMAAKSSIKDVARVLDLPLDQSNMLAKLVPERPGISLKRLLNAPIKGDKSLTDKEGLGADEIANVEKLREFRTSNTEHGKVLKEAEKLEGSVRNTGIHAAGIIIAPKDLSELIPVCATKDVELLITQFEGGIIENSGVIKMDFLGLKTLTIIKDALALIKRNYNIDIEIDEIPLDDEETYKLYQKGETNGTFQFESVGMQKYLRELKPDKFDDLIAMNALYRPGPLEYIPNFIRRKHGEEEISYDLPEMEEYLGDTYGITVYQEQVMLLSQKLAGFSKGDADVLRKAMGKKQKAVLDKMKSQFVEGAKEKGHPEDKLNKIWTDWEAFAQYAFNKSHSTCYAFVAYQTAYLKAHYPSEFMAAVLNNQGNIDKIKFYMEECQRMGLSVLGPDVNESLKGFSVSKESVIRFGMNAIKGVGEAAVEDLIREREENGLFSSPFDLVSRVNQRTVNRKSLENLVLAGAMDSFPELHRAQYFYAPSVDPITGLERLTRFGNQVQAAGSMTANSLFGETDMPDIKPPVMPECEPWTLSELLEKEKDVVGIYLSAHPLDGYKFEMEKYGFTNIIDVEKCVGRTIRIAGFVTDAEHRTTKKGSKFGKLVLNDYTGHIDIMFWQNNYVKYANFLDNGQKLMIQGSYREHPYRPGVMEFDIQDVILLDDVKKKFTKKVHMLVPLEKVNEELINFLGVNLKANPGNTDLRIQVQDNTANMTAALKTGGQKIAINDELVQYIEDHSYIRMHIETQ